A part of Leifsonia xyli subsp. xyli str. CTCB07 genomic DNA contains:
- a CDS encoding bifunctional folylpolyglutamate synthase/dihydrofolate synthase has protein sequence MSDDERLRDEAEAVYQALLGRIGEAAPERRLDATRRAMELLGDPQRAYPIIHITGTNGKTSTGRVTESILRAYGLRTGLMTSPHLVRFNERIVIDGEPIGDGALVRTWEDIHPFLELVDAELEQQGKAPLTFFEALSALAFAAFADAPVDVAIIEVGMGGEWDSTNVGDGQVAVFTPISLEHTKQLGSTVREIARTKSGIIKPTADVVTSAQPPEALFELEETARLTESSLMRQPRDFDVVRTRVAVGGQLVTVRGRAATYEDVFLPLYGDHQAQNAAVAVVAVETFLGRGVPPLKAELVEEGFATATSPGRLQLIGIEPSVLVDAAHNPAGAEALAEALGRYFDFEEIAFVVGSLGDKDARGVIHALAPRATQYFVTEPASDRALPAEELGDIVRDEAGEEAALVFSDALDALETAREWAGERARRAVVVTGSILLVGAAMAYAEERGWKEAAS, from the coding sequence GTGAGCGACGACGAGAGGCTGAGGGACGAAGCGGAGGCCGTCTACCAGGCCCTGCTCGGCCGCATCGGCGAAGCGGCCCCCGAGCGCCGTCTAGACGCGACCCGTCGTGCCATGGAACTGCTGGGCGACCCGCAGCGGGCGTACCCGATCATCCATATCACCGGCACCAACGGGAAGACCTCGACCGGCCGCGTCACGGAGAGCATTCTGCGCGCCTACGGTCTGCGCACCGGACTGATGACGAGCCCGCACCTCGTGCGCTTCAATGAGCGCATCGTGATCGATGGCGAGCCGATCGGAGATGGGGCGCTGGTGCGCACCTGGGAGGACATCCACCCGTTCCTGGAGCTTGTGGACGCGGAACTGGAGCAGCAGGGCAAAGCCCCTCTGACCTTCTTCGAGGCGCTGTCAGCGCTCGCGTTCGCGGCGTTCGCGGACGCCCCCGTGGATGTCGCGATCATCGAAGTCGGGATGGGCGGGGAGTGGGACTCCACCAACGTCGGCGACGGCCAGGTGGCGGTCTTCACCCCGATCTCGCTCGAGCACACCAAGCAACTCGGCAGCACCGTGCGGGAGATTGCCCGCACGAAATCGGGGATCATCAAACCGACGGCGGATGTCGTGACCTCCGCGCAGCCTCCCGAAGCCCTGTTCGAGCTGGAGGAGACGGCGCGGCTCACAGAGTCCAGCCTCATGCGGCAGCCGCGGGATTTCGATGTCGTCAGGACGCGTGTCGCCGTCGGCGGGCAGCTCGTGACGGTGCGCGGGCGCGCTGCGACCTACGAGGATGTCTTTCTGCCGCTGTACGGAGACCACCAGGCTCAGAACGCGGCGGTAGCGGTGGTGGCCGTCGAGACGTTCCTCGGCCGCGGCGTACCGCCGCTCAAGGCCGAGCTGGTGGAGGAAGGCTTCGCCACGGCCACGTCGCCGGGCCGGCTGCAACTCATCGGCATCGAGCCGAGCGTCCTGGTCGATGCGGCTCACAACCCTGCGGGCGCCGAGGCGCTCGCGGAGGCGCTCGGGCGGTATTTCGACTTCGAGGAGATCGCCTTCGTCGTCGGCAGCCTTGGCGACAAGGACGCACGCGGCGTCATCCACGCGCTCGCCCCGCGAGCGACGCAGTACTTCGTGACGGAGCCGGCTTCCGACCGCGCACTCCCCGCGGAGGAGCTCGGCGACATCGTGCGCGACGAGGCCGGTGAGGAAGCCGCCCTCGTCTTCTCCGACGCGCTCGACGCGCTGGAAACGGCCCGCGAGTGGGCCGGTGAGCGAGCGCGCCGCGCCGTCGTGGTCACCGGCTCCATCCTTCTCGTCGGCGCTGCCATGGCGTACGCCGAGGAGCGAGGCTGGAAGGAAGCCGCCTCGTGA
- a CDS encoding MFS transporter has protein sequence MTSTATPVADDAERPGIPRGTARRVTIASFVGTALESYDFSLYAFFAAFFAGPLFFAPLGPFGGVLAGFLAIAAGYVIRPVGAILFGHLGDRIGRRPVLLTTILLMGVSTGLVGVLPDYAAAGWFGGVAFVALRLVQGLSLGGEWGGSILLATEYASPKRRGFSAALPQLGSPAGSILSAAVFIVLTVELPSADLAAWGWRIPFLTAFPLLLVSLYLRWSIDETPVYQ, from the coding sequence GTGACTTCCACCGCCACACCCGTCGCCGACGACGCCGAGCGCCCAGGCATCCCCCGTGGCACGGCCCGCCGCGTCACCATCGCGTCATTCGTTGGCACTGCCCTCGAATCGTACGACTTCTCCCTCTACGCCTTCTTCGCGGCCTTCTTCGCCGGGCCGCTGTTCTTCGCGCCGCTCGGGCCGTTCGGCGGTGTGCTCGCGGGCTTCCTCGCCATCGCGGCAGGGTACGTCATCCGCCCGGTCGGTGCGATCCTCTTCGGCCATCTGGGCGACCGGATCGGGCGGCGGCCGGTGCTACTGACGACGATCCTGCTGATGGGCGTGAGCACCGGCCTGGTCGGCGTGCTGCCCGACTATGCGGCCGCGGGATGGTTCGGCGGCGTGGCCTTCGTCGCCCTGCGGCTCGTGCAGGGGCTCTCGCTGGGCGGCGAATGGGGCGGCTCCATCCTCCTTGCGACCGAGTACGCGAGCCCGAAGCGCCGCGGGTTCTCCGCGGCCCTCCCCCAGCTCGGCTCGCCGGCGGGGAGCATCCTGAGCGCTGCCGTGTTCATCGTGCTGACGGTCGAATTGCCGAGCGCCGACCTCGCAGCCTGGGGCTGGCGCATCCCGTTCCTGACGGCGTTCCCGCTGCTGCTCGTCTCCCTCTACCTGCGCTGGTCGATCGACGAGACGCCAGTGTATCAGTAA
- a CDS encoding TetR/AcrR family transcriptional regulator: protein MNSRNSGSGRPRASSRETLAEAAAELFLEQTYAGTTVDDIARRAGVSRATFFNYLASKSDLLWLEVDEALKGFPELLVAPGAGILPMDAVLIAVLRLAEGFGPGRLPLAVTQVELMETDAELQASALPRFLAVVRQIAAAIAARTGDDAEGPLPRGAAAAVVGAGVAAVGVWARAGVGRGPLKPLVREAVEPVCRGYTTALLSATAGPAERARMDGTDIDPAITGESSEEQWGGPLSRTERVRPVTAGE, encoded by the coding sequence ATGAACTCCAGAAATTCCGGGTCCGGCCGTCCGCGCGCCTCCTCGCGCGAGACGCTGGCCGAGGCCGCGGCCGAGCTGTTCCTGGAACAGACCTACGCGGGAACGACAGTCGACGACATCGCACGTCGGGCGGGCGTGAGCCGGGCGACCTTCTTCAACTACTTAGCGTCGAAGAGCGATTTGCTTTGGCTGGAGGTCGACGAGGCGCTCAAGGGCTTCCCCGAGCTACTCGTCGCGCCAGGCGCGGGCATCCTGCCGATGGACGCCGTGCTGATCGCCGTGCTCCGGCTCGCGGAGGGATTCGGCCCCGGCCGGCTTCCGCTGGCCGTCACCCAGGTCGAACTGATGGAGACGGACGCTGAACTTCAGGCGTCTGCGCTGCCGCGCTTTCTGGCGGTGGTGAGACAGATCGCGGCGGCGATAGCCGCGCGGACGGGGGACGACGCGGAGGGGCCGCTGCCCCGCGGCGCGGCGGCGGCCGTCGTGGGCGCCGGTGTCGCCGCAGTGGGGGTGTGGGCCCGAGCGGGGGTCGGACGAGGGCCGCTGAAACCTTTGGTGCGGGAGGCCGTCGAGCCGGTGTGCCGGGGCTACACGACCGCGCTCCTCTCCGCGACGGCCGGCCCCGCGGAACGGGCTAGAATGGACGGCACAGACATCGACCCGGCCATCACCGGCGAGTCTTCGGAAGAACAGTGGGGCGGCCCGCTCAGTAGAACCGAACGGGTGCGGCCCGTCACAGCCGGTGAATGA
- a CDS encoding vitamin K epoxide reductase family protein, whose translation MSDSTAPAAYRRPNALAILLVAAGAIGLWGAFMLMLDKVHLMENPDAHLSCNFNVLIGCSKNLNSWQGSLLGFPNPIIGLGGWTAVIAVGIGLLAVKSRFARWYWLAFNAGMALALALVVFLITESLTTLNVLCPWCMVTWAVTIPIFWSVTLYNLKEGTIPLPERGRRIFEILYGWVPLITVLSYALVAILAQIQLDWINRAFV comes from the coding sequence GTGTCAGATTCGACTGCCCCGGCGGCTTATCGCCGCCCGAACGCCCTCGCCATCCTTCTCGTCGCAGCCGGAGCCATCGGCCTCTGGGGAGCCTTCATGCTCATGCTGGACAAAGTGCATCTGATGGAGAATCCCGACGCGCATCTCTCCTGCAACTTCAACGTCCTGATCGGGTGCAGCAAGAACCTGAACTCCTGGCAGGGATCCCTGCTCGGCTTCCCCAACCCGATCATCGGCCTGGGCGGCTGGACCGCCGTGATCGCCGTCGGCATCGGCCTCCTCGCCGTGAAGTCGCGCTTCGCCCGCTGGTATTGGCTCGCCTTCAACGCGGGCATGGCGCTGGCGCTGGCGCTGGTCGTCTTCCTCATCACCGAATCGCTGACCACGCTCAACGTGCTCTGCCCCTGGTGCATGGTCACCTGGGCCGTGACCATCCCGATCTTCTGGTCGGTTACTCTCTACAACCTGAAAGAGGGCACCATCCCGCTGCCCGAGCGCGGACGCCGAATCTTCGAGATCCTTTACGGCTGGGTACCGCTCATCACTGTGCTCTCCTACGCGCTCGTCGCCATCCTGGCCCAGATTCAGCTCGACTGGATCAACCGCGCTTTCGTCTAA
- a CDS encoding MFS transporter, whose translation MFRKAPAGFALAVGAGVLGIGSYSLMNTYMVDYGTSVLKFSFRDLLIATTIGGLLQLVTIPLFGLWATRIGSARIVAIGAAGTLLIAFPMYFVLQSATFGVLVGSMVVGGILPTLAWAGLGGLMADLFPSEVRYSALSVAYSIAALLTAFVPPLTLMLGNATGNAWWHPGIVLTVMSVISLLSAWVASRRQPLIDA comes from the coding sequence ATGTTCCGCAAAGCGCCCGCCGGCTTCGCGCTCGCGGTCGGCGCGGGAGTGCTGGGCATCGGGTCGTACTCTCTCATGAACACCTACATGGTCGACTACGGCACGTCCGTCCTGAAGTTCTCCTTTCGGGATCTGCTCATCGCCACTACGATCGGCGGCCTGCTCCAGCTGGTCACCATCCCGCTGTTCGGCCTCTGGGCCACCCGGATCGGCTCAGCGCGCATCGTCGCCATCGGAGCGGCCGGGACGCTGCTCATCGCCTTCCCGATGTACTTCGTGCTCCAATCGGCGACTTTCGGGGTGCTCGTCGGCTCGATGGTCGTCGGCGGCATCCTGCCCACGCTCGCCTGGGCGGGGCTCGGCGGGCTGATGGCGGATCTGTTCCCGAGCGAGGTGCGCTACAGCGCGCTCTCGGTCGCGTACAGCATCGCGGCGCTCCTGACCGCGTTCGTGCCCCCGCTGACGCTGATGCTCGGCAACGCGACCGGCAACGCGTGGTGGCATCCGGGCATCGTCCTGACGGTCATGTCGGTGATCTCCCTGCTCTCGGCGTGGGTCGCATCTCGGCGTCAGCCCCTGATCGACGCCTGA
- a CDS encoding DUF4233 domain-containing protein has product MSPAGEQERPERQRPESPAGRPSRRRSLRESLGSIVLGFELIIVFLGALVVSGLGALSPAVALGGGAGVVLLTIVAIGLLRASVGVWLGWVVQLIVIAAGFLVPAFFIVGAIFTAMWTYCMIVSARLDRSPTETETP; this is encoded by the coding sequence GTGAGCCCGGCCGGAGAGCAGGAGCGTCCGGAGAGGCAGCGGCCGGAGTCCCCGGCCGGTCGCCCCAGTCGCCGCCGCTCCCTCCGCGAGAGCCTCGGCTCGATCGTCCTCGGTTTCGAACTCATCATCGTCTTCCTGGGCGCGCTCGTCGTCTCCGGCCTCGGTGCGCTCTCCCCCGCCGTCGCTCTCGGCGGGGGAGCCGGTGTCGTCCTGCTCACGATCGTCGCGATAGGCCTCCTCCGGGCCTCCGTCGGTGTGTGGCTGGGCTGGGTCGTCCAGCTGATCGTCATCGCTGCCGGTTTCCTCGTCCCCGCCTTCTTCATTGTGGGTGCGATCTTCACGGCCATGTGGACCTACTGCATGATCGTTTCCGCCCGCCTCGACCGATCACCAACTGAAACGGAGACCCCATGA
- the ndk gene encoding nucleoside-diphosphate kinase has translation MTTAVEETLVLVKPDGVARNLTGEILRRIEAKGYSLVDIRMVQADRVLLAKHYAEHEGKPFYEPLVEFMESGPLVAIRLAGNRVIEGFRSLAGATDPTTALPGTIRGDLARDWGLKVQQNLVHGSDSPTSAARELALWFG, from the coding sequence ATGACCACCGCCGTCGAAGAGACCCTCGTCCTCGTCAAGCCCGATGGAGTCGCCCGCAACCTCACCGGCGAGATCCTCCGCCGCATCGAGGCCAAAGGCTACTCCCTCGTCGATATCCGGATGGTGCAGGCCGACCGCGTACTCCTCGCCAAGCACTATGCCGAGCACGAGGGCAAACCCTTCTACGAGCCGCTGGTGGAGTTCATGGAGTCGGGTCCCCTCGTGGCCATCCGGCTCGCCGGCAACCGGGTCATCGAAGGCTTCCGCTCCTTGGCGGGAGCGACCGACCCGACTACGGCGCTCCCTGGCACCATCCGCGGAGACCTCGCCCGCGATTGGGGCCTCAAGGTGCAGCAGAACCTCGTCCACGGCTCCGACTCACCCACATCCGCAGCCCGCGAGCTCGCTCTCTGGTTCGGCTGA
- the ileS gene encoding isoleucine--tRNA ligase produces the protein MPYPLPAPDGQEPEAQPVTPSPVFPEIEEDVLAFWDRDGTFHASIDNRDGAPEWVFYDGPPFANGLPHYGHLMTGYAKDVFPRYQTMRGKKVERRFGWDTHGLPAELEAERQLGITDKSQIEEMGLAAFNQAAKDSVLKYTREWQQYVTRQARWVDFDNGYKTLDTTYMESVIWAFKQLHEKGLAYEGYRVLPYCWRDQTPLSNHELRMDDDVYKMRQDQTVTVTFPLTGAKAESLGLTGVRVLAWTTTPWTLPTNLALVVGPDIQYAVVPAGPNGAADAHGRPDDEVLSGEYLLAIDLVGNYAKDLGYGSPEAARAAVTRTIPGRELEGVTYDRLWDYYADAATWGTQNAWQILVDGYVTTEDGTGIVHQAPAYGEDDQRVCEAAGIPVIISVDDGARFLPAVQDVAGLQVFEAGKPLIKLLREEGRLLRQASYEHSYPHCWRCRNPLIYKAVSSWFVRVTDFRDRMVALNQEITWVPENVKDGQFGKWLAGARDWSISRNRYFGSPIPVWKSDDPDYPRVDVYGSLAELERDFGRLPLNAAGEPDLHRPFVDDLTRPNPDDPTGRSTMRRIPDVLDVWFDSGSMPFAQVHYPFENSDWFDSHNPADFIVEYIGQARGWFYLLHALSTALFDRPAFTNVISHGIVLGNDGQKVSKSLRNYPDVNDVFDRDGSDAMRWFLMSSPVLRGGNLVVTEEGVREGVRQVLLPLWNTWYFFSLYANATGYEAKRSTASAAVLDRYLLAKTRDLVEAVTADLDALDSTLASAKLRDFADLLTNWYVRRSRDRFWAGVDGEGAGAEAFDTLYTVLETLTRVAAPLLPLVTERIWKDLTGGRSVHLTDWPDAAELPADDALVAAMDRVRAISSTALSLRKQAGLRVRLPLASLTVVAEGAAALAPFEAILRDELNVKAVCLVEGEHSGVDRALTVKARQLGPRIGKRVQEVIRAAKSGDWSEADGVVTAGGVELEPGEYELAVVISAPTARFENGVYIELDTALTPELEAEGLARDIIRAVQDTRKAAGLGVSDRIALTLAFENGGDARVLGLATEVDIASETLARTVQVAAAAGAFVKTFGAGQFANVGDFTVGITKIEEADE, from the coding sequence ATGCCGTACCCTTTGCCCGCGCCGGACGGCCAGGAGCCCGAGGCTCAGCCTGTGACCCCCTCGCCGGTGTTCCCGGAGATCGAGGAGGATGTGCTCGCGTTCTGGGACCGGGACGGCACTTTCCACGCCTCCATCGACAACCGCGACGGCGCTCCCGAGTGGGTCTTCTACGACGGCCCGCCCTTCGCCAACGGCCTGCCGCACTACGGCCACCTGATGACGGGGTACGCCAAAGATGTCTTCCCGCGCTACCAGACCATGCGCGGCAAGAAGGTCGAGCGCCGCTTCGGCTGGGACACCCACGGTCTCCCTGCCGAGCTGGAGGCCGAGCGGCAGCTGGGCATCACCGACAAGAGCCAGATCGAGGAGATGGGCCTCGCCGCCTTCAATCAGGCCGCGAAGGACTCCGTGCTCAAGTACACACGCGAGTGGCAGCAGTACGTCACCCGCCAGGCGCGCTGGGTCGATTTCGACAACGGCTACAAGACGCTCGACACGACCTACATGGAGTCGGTGATCTGGGCGTTCAAGCAGCTGCACGAGAAGGGGCTCGCCTACGAGGGCTATCGCGTCCTGCCGTACTGCTGGCGCGATCAGACGCCGCTGTCCAACCACGAGCTGCGGATGGACGACGACGTCTACAAGATGCGGCAGGATCAGACCGTCACGGTCACCTTCCCGCTGACCGGGGCGAAGGCCGAGTCGCTCGGGCTCACCGGTGTGCGTGTGCTCGCCTGGACGACGACACCGTGGACGCTGCCCACAAACCTGGCGCTGGTGGTCGGCCCCGATATCCAGTACGCCGTGGTGCCCGCCGGCCCGAACGGTGCGGCCGACGCGCACGGGCGGCCGGACGACGAGGTGCTGAGCGGCGAGTACCTGCTCGCCATCGACCTGGTCGGGAACTACGCCAAAGACTTGGGCTATGGCTCGCCCGAGGCCGCGCGCGCCGCCGTCACCCGAACCATCCCGGGCCGTGAGCTGGAGGGGGTCACCTACGACCGCCTCTGGGACTACTACGCGGACGCTGCGACCTGGGGCACGCAGAACGCGTGGCAGATTCTCGTGGACGGCTACGTCACCACCGAGGACGGCACCGGCATCGTCCACCAGGCCCCGGCCTACGGCGAGGACGACCAGCGGGTCTGCGAGGCCGCGGGCATCCCGGTCATCATCTCGGTGGACGACGGCGCACGGTTCCTGCCGGCCGTTCAGGATGTCGCGGGCCTGCAGGTCTTCGAGGCCGGCAAACCGCTCATCAAGCTGCTGCGCGAAGAAGGCCGCCTGCTGCGCCAGGCGAGCTACGAGCACTCGTACCCGCACTGCTGGCGCTGCCGCAATCCGCTGATCTACAAGGCGGTCTCGAGCTGGTTCGTTCGTGTCACCGATTTCCGCGACCGGATGGTGGCTCTCAACCAGGAGATCACCTGGGTGCCCGAGAACGTCAAGGACGGCCAATTCGGCAAGTGGCTCGCGGGGGCACGGGACTGGTCGATCTCCCGCAACCGCTACTTCGGCTCGCCGATCCCGGTGTGGAAAAGCGACGATCCGGACTATCCGCGAGTGGATGTCTACGGCTCGCTGGCCGAGCTGGAGCGCGACTTCGGCCGCCTGCCGCTGAATGCCGCAGGCGAGCCGGATCTGCACCGGCCGTTCGTTGACGACCTCACCCGGCCGAATCCGGACGATCCGACCGGGCGCTCGACCATGCGCCGCATCCCGGACGTGCTCGATGTGTGGTTCGACTCCGGCTCGATGCCGTTCGCGCAAGTTCACTACCCCTTCGAGAACAGCGACTGGTTCGACTCCCACAATCCCGCCGACTTCATCGTCGAGTACATCGGGCAGGCGCGCGGCTGGTTCTACCTGCTGCATGCGCTCTCGACGGCGCTGTTCGACCGGCCCGCGTTCACGAACGTCATCAGCCACGGCATCGTGCTCGGCAACGACGGCCAGAAGGTGTCGAAGTCGCTGCGGAACTACCCGGACGTCAACGATGTGTTCGACCGCGACGGATCGGATGCTATGCGCTGGTTCCTCATGTCGAGCCCGGTGCTGCGCGGCGGCAACCTCGTTGTGACCGAAGAGGGCGTCCGCGAGGGCGTCCGCCAGGTGCTGCTGCCGCTGTGGAATACGTGGTACTTCTTCTCGCTGTACGCCAATGCGACGGGGTACGAGGCGAAGCGGTCCACGGCATCCGCCGCTGTGCTCGACCGCTACCTGCTGGCCAAGACCCGTGATCTCGTGGAGGCTGTGACGGCCGACCTCGACGCGCTCGACTCGACGCTCGCCTCGGCGAAGCTGCGAGACTTCGCCGATCTGCTCACCAATTGGTATGTGCGCCGCTCGCGCGACCGGTTCTGGGCGGGTGTCGATGGGGAGGGCGCCGGCGCTGAGGCGTTCGACACGCTGTACACGGTCCTCGAGACCTTGACGCGCGTGGCCGCACCGCTGCTGCCGCTCGTCACCGAGCGGATCTGGAAGGATCTGACCGGCGGGCGCAGCGTCCATCTCACCGACTGGCCGGACGCCGCCGAGCTCCCGGCCGACGACGCCCTGGTGGCCGCGATGGACCGGGTGCGCGCGATCAGCTCCACTGCGCTGTCGCTGCGCAAACAGGCGGGGCTCCGGGTGCGGCTCCCGCTCGCCTCTCTCACGGTCGTGGCGGAGGGCGCCGCCGCTCTGGCGCCGTTCGAGGCCATCCTGCGCGATGAGCTCAACGTCAAAGCCGTTTGCTTGGTCGAGGGCGAGCACAGCGGGGTCGACCGGGCGCTGACCGTCAAAGCCCGCCAGCTCGGCCCGCGCATTGGCAAGCGGGTCCAAGAGGTCATCCGTGCCGCCAAGAGTGGCGACTGGTCGGAGGCAGACGGTGTCGTGACCGCCGGCGGCGTCGAGCTGGAGCCGGGCGAGTACGAGCTCGCTGTCGTGATCTCCGCGCCGACCGCACGGTTCGAGAACGGCGTGTACATCGAACTGGACACCGCGCTCACACCGGAGCTGGAGGCCGAGGGTCTGGCCCGCGACATCATCCGCGCCGTGCAGGACACCCGCAAGGCGGCCGGCCTGGGCGTCAGCGACCGCATCGCCCTCACTCTCGCGTTCGAGAACGGCGGCGATGCCCGCGTGCTCGGCCTCGCGACGGAGGTCGACATCGCGAGTGAGACGCTCGCACGGACCGTCCAGGTCGCGGCGGCGGCCGGCGCGTTCGTGAAGACGTTCGGAGCCGGGCAGTTCGCCAACGTGGGGGACTTCACGGTGGGCATCACGAAGATCGAGGAGGCGGACGAGTGA
- the valS gene encoding valine--tRNA ligase, protein MSAVNSVPEKPALEGLEGKWGSRWQEDGTYLFDRAAAIAAGRDAVYSIDTPPPTASGSLHIGHVFSYTHTDVVARFQRMLGKRVFYPMGWDDNGLPTERRVQNYYGVRCDPTLPYEPGLTPPFEGGDNKSSKAADQKPISRRNFIELCERLTVEDEKQFEALWRSLGLSVDWSQTYRTIGEESLRTSQLAFLRNVKRGEAYQALAPTLWDITFRTAVAQAELEDRDQPSAYHRVAFHGEAGPVFIETTRPELLPACVALVAHPDDERYQPLLGTTVRTPVFGVEVPVVAHHLAQPDKGSGIAMICTFGDITDVTWWRELDLPNRAIIGFDGRIVSDAPEAIDTEAGREAYAQLAGKTVFSAKQTVVELLRASGDLVGEPKPIQHPVKFFEKGDKPLEIVSTRQWYVKNGARDEELRERLIELGRGIDWHPDFMRVRYENWVNGLTGDWLISRQRFFGVPIPVWYPLDAGGNPVFDAPILPLEESLPIDPSSAAAPGYTEQQRGQAGGFVGEHDVMDTWMTSSLTPQLAGGWHRDDELFAAVSPYDLRPQGQDIIRTWLFSTLLRSQLEDGVAPWTHAALSGFIVDPDRKKMSKSKGNVVTPADVLERHGSDAVRYWAASSRLGTDAAFDPQNPTQIKIGRRLAIKLLNAAKFILGFDAPASLDLAQVTVPLDRSMLQQLTDVITDATAALDAYDHARALETTETFFWTFCDDYLELVKERAYGEASTGQVSAVVALRMALSAFLRLFAPVLPFAAEEAWRWWNEGSVHLAAWPAAAETSVGGNDARAVLNVLGRALTGIRGAKTAAKASQRTPVDSAVIAGPAGDLAVIESAADDLRSVGRIVELRFTAGADLAVADIVLTQAPEEER, encoded by the coding sequence ATGAGCGCTGTCAACTCCGTGCCCGAGAAACCCGCACTGGAGGGGCTGGAAGGCAAGTGGGGCAGCCGCTGGCAGGAAGACGGAACCTATCTGTTCGACCGCGCCGCGGCCATCGCCGCCGGCCGTGACGCCGTCTACTCGATCGACACCCCGCCGCCCACCGCCTCCGGCTCCCTGCACATCGGCCACGTGTTCAGCTACACGCACACAGACGTCGTGGCGCGGTTCCAGCGGATGCTCGGCAAGCGCGTCTTCTATCCGATGGGCTGGGACGACAACGGCCTGCCCACCGAGCGGCGCGTCCAGAACTACTACGGCGTCCGCTGCGACCCGACGCTCCCCTACGAGCCCGGACTCACACCGCCCTTCGAGGGCGGCGACAACAAATCCAGCAAGGCCGCCGACCAGAAGCCCATCTCACGGCGCAACTTCATCGAACTGTGCGAGCGGCTGACGGTCGAGGACGAAAAACAGTTCGAGGCGCTGTGGCGCTCACTTGGGCTCTCCGTGGACTGGTCGCAGACCTACCGGACCATCGGCGAGGAGTCGCTGCGCACCTCGCAGCTCGCCTTCCTGCGCAATGTGAAGCGCGGCGAGGCCTACCAGGCGCTCGCGCCGACGCTGTGGGACATCACGTTCCGCACCGCCGTCGCGCAGGCGGAGCTGGAGGACCGCGATCAGCCGAGCGCCTACCACCGCGTCGCCTTCCATGGCGAGGCCGGACCGGTGTTCATCGAGACCACCCGGCCCGAACTGCTGCCGGCCTGCGTGGCGCTGGTGGCGCATCCCGACGACGAGCGCTACCAGCCGCTCCTCGGCACGACCGTCCGCACGCCGGTGTTCGGCGTGGAGGTGCCGGTGGTCGCCCACCACCTCGCCCAGCCGGACAAGGGATCAGGCATCGCCATGATCTGCACCTTCGGCGACATCACCGACGTCACGTGGTGGCGCGAACTCGACCTGCCGAACCGCGCGATCATCGGCTTCGACGGCCGCATCGTCAGCGACGCCCCGGAGGCGATCGACACCGAAGCGGGACGGGAAGCCTACGCCCAGCTCGCCGGCAAGACCGTGTTCTCGGCCAAGCAGACCGTCGTGGAGCTGCTGCGCGCCTCCGGTGATCTGGTTGGCGAGCCCAAGCCCATCCAGCACCCGGTCAAGTTCTTCGAGAAGGGCGACAAGCCGCTGGAGATCGTCTCCACCCGCCAGTGGTATGTGAAGAACGGAGCCCGCGACGAGGAGCTGCGCGAACGGCTGATCGAACTCGGCCGCGGCATCGACTGGCACCCGGACTTCATGCGGGTGCGCTACGAGAACTGGGTGAACGGGCTGACCGGCGACTGGCTGATCTCGCGCCAGCGCTTCTTCGGCGTGCCGATCCCGGTCTGGTATCCGCTCGACGCGGGCGGCAATCCCGTGTTCGACGCGCCCATCCTGCCGTTGGAGGAGTCTCTGCCGATCGACCCGTCCTCGGCTGCGGCCCCCGGCTACACAGAGCAGCAGCGCGGACAGGCGGGCGGCTTCGTCGGCGAGCACGACGTGATGGACACCTGGATGACCTCGTCGCTCACCCCGCAGCTCGCGGGCGGCTGGCACCGCGACGATGAGCTGTTCGCCGCGGTGTCCCCGTACGATCTGCGACCGCAGGGCCAGGACATCATCCGCACCTGGTTGTTCTCCACTCTGCTGCGCTCTCAGCTGGAGGACGGCGTCGCTCCGTGGACGCACGCCGCCCTCTCCGGATTCATCGTGGACCCCGACCGCAAGAAGATGTCGAAGTCCAAGGGCAACGTCGTCACCCCCGCCGACGTCCTGGAGCGTCACGGCTCGGACGCGGTGCGCTATTGGGCCGCCTCCTCGCGACTCGGCACCGACGCCGCCTTCGACCCGCAGAACCCGACGCAGATCAAGATCGGCAGACGGCTCGCGATCAAGCTGCTCAACGCGGCCAAGTTCATCCTCGGCTTCGACGCCCCGGCCTCGCTCGACCTCGCTCAGGTCACCGTCCCGCTGGACCGCAGCATGCTGCAGCAGCTCACGGACGTGATCACGGACGCGACCGCAGCGCTCGACGCCTACGACCACGCCCGTGCGCTGGAGACGACGGAGACATTCTTCTGGACGTTCTGCGACGATTACCTTGAGCTCGTGAAGGAGCGCGCCTACGGCGAGGCTTCCACCGGACAGGTGTCGGCCGTCGTGGCGCTGCGGATGGCGCTCTCGGCCTTCCTGCGCCTGTTCGCTCCGGTGCTTCCGTTCGCGGCGGAGGAAGCGTGGAGGTGGTGGAACGAAGGCTCCGTCCACCTCGCCGCCTGGCCGGCAGCGGCCGAGACCTCCGTGGGCGGGAACGACGCCCGCGCCGTCCTCAACGTGCTCGGCCGCGCTCTGACCGGCATCCGCGGGGCCAAGACCGCCGCCAAGGCCTCGCAGCGCACGCCCGTCGACTCGGCCGTCATCGCCGGTCCTGCGGGCGACCTCGCCGTCATCGAGTCGGCCGCTGACGACCTCCGTTCGGTGGGCAGAATCGTGGAACTGCGTTTCACGGCGGGAGCAGACCTGGCGGTCGCGGATATCGTTCTCACGCAGGCGCCCGAGGAGGAGCGATGA